The sequence GTCTCTCTGCCTACAcagccatctttgtttttttcctgtccGTCTCGCCCGACTTCACCCTGAACAGCCTTTACGACTCCGGGTCAGATACGTTATTACTCAACCAGGTTCTCGTTGGACAGTGACAGAAGTGACGTATTCAAAAGTAAATATTACTGCTGCATCTGTAGCTTCCTCTGTGTGCCAGCAATTACAACAGCTCAGCGGTGTGTTGGTTGACAGCGGAATGTTTTATTGTGGCAGATGACTTGGGGTATTTAAAGAGTTTATAATAGCGCATGCGTAGTGAGCACCTGCGGGTCAGTATAGGGTGGGTGACCAAAACCTGATATGCGACAAATTTAGGGCCACACATCAACAGAGGACGTGTATCATATACATATTCGGAGTTTATCTGCATCTATTACGTCTTTTAAAAAAAcgcaggaaaaaaaacttgccagggaaaagtaccagactattatactcaagtaaaagcacagttaaaAGCAGttattttggttaaaatgtacctaagcagaagtaaaagtaaaagtaagtaTTCCATTTTATCTTTATGTTGTCCTCTGGTAATTTTTGATTCGgtttcaaatgttttgtttaagTAGATACAGGTTCCTTCTTTTTCCTTGCCTTAGAATAATATGGATGGTTCCCAACTATACATTGTCAATCCCGACAGAAAATTATGGGTGTTTTATGAAAATGAATAGTGTTTGTTGTCTTTGACGGTCAAAAATGACTCAGAGATGTATGGGTTGACAGTTCACACAGTTTTACTTCACAGTAgctgtaaacacacacaaactcacaaaTATGCACATCACACAGACACATGACACAAACACTTCCTAGCTGAGATGAATTCACAGTTTTCTCAAAAGTGTTTTTCTCTGTATCTTCCATCTACCCGTACAAGCcagtctgtatccaaacagctTGTGCAGTAACCTTTCCTTAATGTGCAGTAACTACACGATAATATGGATCAATAAGTTGGATCATTCTCTCTATGTGCTGACTGTCATTGTTGTGAAAACCAATGTCAGGCCATTTTCttgtgtcagaaagcttggacctccttgtttttggcgtttagttttttattttaactcagtgcttgattctttttaaaatttaatgaaGTCCAAAACTTCTCCCAAAATATACCTTGTAAAGgtagtgattttaaaacttcaaagtacacaaaaaagcgACTGAATTGCAGcactttgagtaaatgtaatgagtGACCCCTGTAACTACCACCCTGCTCTGTTTCTTCTGCCTTGATCTGGTCCCTGCTGTAGCATGCATGTGAAGTGGTTAAACTGGTTGTAGTGGACCAGGTATTTGTGTGATAAGGATGCATGAATAATTCAGCCAGAAAAACAGGGTGATCGAAGACCATTAAGATACAGGCTCTGAAGCTTCTGTAAGCTTATATGAGTTATATGAAGCTCTAAGACATATAGGGGTTGTGTAGGATGGGGGGCTGGGCGTGTGAGCTTCAGTGTAATAAGGTGGGGCAGGATGTCAGAGTGTCAGCTGTCTTGTGGGGACAGGATTAACCCCTCCCATTGGACAGATAGATATACCTTATTTGGTCTGTGTGGAATGACATGGGGGCCATACTGCCCTCAGCTATGCACATAGATTAGCCAGCAGCTGTATGTGCTCACTCTTTGACCGCATTAATTTTATTACATCACAACAAAATActagaaataaacaaagatggCACACAAGCGATGAGTGAGTATGGCAAACTTTTACTAGGACTACCACAAAGGTTGATGAtatttttagtttgtgtttttaacatgaTGTAAGCGAGGTTATACAAGCACAGATTTCTAGGAAGGGACTTCTAAGAGTATAAAAGGGGGGTCAGTCTCATTACACAACTAATTAAATATAGCTACTAAAAGCTAAAGTTGGACATGATGATTACATATTATCTATTTGGTTAGTGGTAAATATGAGTACAACCACAACAAAACACTCTATACTAAGGTATGGATTTACAAATACACTAAAACAGTGGTTCCAACTTTTATTTCTTAGGGACCCCCATCAATATCTAAGGAAAGCTAAGCCCCCGGGACCTacttagaaaataaaacatcaaatttagttgtttttattgacagaaTCCTAAAACAAAAGACCTtcatacacttgttcttgatAAAAAATATCTGTCAACCATCCATTATAACATCGACGTATTGGTGCCACtctaaaaaatagaaaaataaagaggatcaaTTTTCTAAACTCTACATTCTTGACAATAAAAGTTGTACATTTATGtgaaccaaaactttgaattttgatattataaagtcaaaaatagctAATTTTGTGGAAGAAAATCATACCAGAAAAAGTCATGTTTGTACACAAGTCCTGACGTTGTAAGCCTGGTCAAATAAAACTTCTTACTGATCAATGAGAAAGTACTTGTGATTTTATCCCAGAATCGCCACATTAAAATTAATACCTGGACTAAGAAGAGACATTCCTGTGAACTGGGGGttatccaaccactgttttcagtctAGGTTCTCATGAATTTTTGACTTTAGAATGCTGAAaatatatgaatttaaaaactttttttttttttgagttcatgatgtcaatttatttttttcaactcagaaattttgagtttggctttttgtaaatatatgactttataCTCCATAAAATATGCATAATTTTCTCCTTAAGaataataaactttttttttctaaaaaacattaacagatcctccctattttttttatcttataggGCTGTTCTAATAGGCCATTGTATATTATGATTccaatcatgatttaaaaagatatatatgcaatctaattttgacaacgtCAGTGCTAACAGGGCCCTGTGCCCCCCTATCTTTGTTGACCCCCCCCAAAggtgcccagaccccaggttaggAACCACTGCACTAAGGCTCTGTTTACACGACAATATTTTAAGGTGAACATTCAGaatttttgtagcattttttctGTCTGCCTACATGAAAACAGGATAATTTGGAAATGAGCTCCAGagtgaaaagtttaaaaaacacccTCCTCTCCGTCTCCATGTAGACAGGCAAAACTTTTCTGAAAACGCACCTGCACACAATGGTTGAAGTCAACTGACATGCGTGAGTAAGGCTATCACAAATTCATGTGGAAGGAAGGGTCTCTACACAGGCGCGTGTTTTGGTTAATTGCAAAATCATACTGCCTTTTACTGGCCTGGGATGTATGCTACAGTCTTTTTGGTGTGTTCTGCGATCTCGTGTGCACAGagattgttttaaaaacattgccGTCTGCATGTGGAACTACTTGCAAATGAAGACGGAAAACTTAAGCAGAACGTTTTCCTGTAAGCAGGGCCTAAACCATAAGAACAATGACTGATGTTTCCATCTTAATCAGTGCTATTTCACAGACCTTTACTTCTCACTTTCCTAGTCTGACTCAGACCTATGTAGTTACATCACTTCATGATCACAGGATCGATTATATACACTAGTTTATAAGATGTATCTGTCTTCATTAATCAGATCCTTTTGAGAGTAAATCCCATCTCCTGCAGGTCATTCAAAGAATCAACTGCAGAGAAATCAGTGCTATTGTCTGGGACAATGAAAGTAACAATCCTGATATAATCACACAGTTTCACAGATGATTGACACTGAGGTCAGGTCTATTGTTGTGGACGGGGGTGTTAACAGTGCTATGATAGTCTGtgagaggagagatggagatCTGAACCTAGAAAAACTGTTCTGATGTTTTAAGGTAGAACTGCATTTAAAGGtctctgttgttttcttgttcCTGACTGGTTGGACTTGAAGGTCCTTTAATCTCAGCCGAAGGTTCAGTTTGATCTTTAGGATCACTGAGTTTACTGAGTTCATCACCCAGGCCAGTTTCACAGGGGCTTTCATCTTGCTTTTCCAGTCTGCTGTGCCCCCCATCAGGTGTTTCAGCAGGGCTCTCTGGTCTCTGTTGATCAGGTGTGACCACTGACATCGTGTGCACTTTGAACTGAGAGGATATTTTGTTAACTGCACTTgtcttttgttgcatttcttcTCCTTTTCCTGCGTTGATGTCAGCCTGTCTCTCGCTGATCTCTTCGTGTGGGATTTTTCCATCACTGATGCTGCGTCTTGGTGTTTCCTCTGTGTCAGCTTCTGCTGGATTGGTCTGGACATGTCCCTGGTCTCTGTCTGGTCCTGCTCCCGCAGCAGCTTTGCACCTCTGAGTTTTGTCTGAGAGCTCCCCCTGCCTGCAGGTTGAAACCATAGCTTTTACCCAGGGATGTAGCAAGGTCTGCTGAGCTGTCAGCCTCACTGTGGGATCAGACTGAAGCAGAGCTCGGACCAGGCCTCTGGCTTCTGCACACACAAGAGAAGAAGCAACATATCAGCAGCATAAACTGTATTTATGAGGAGGACAGTTGCCAACATGATTTCATCCACTGGTTCTTAGACTATTCTTTTAAAGCCTTGAGTTTGTCATTTTAACACTACATCTTCAATCAAGTGCCAAAAAACGTCCTGTTTAGTCATCATCTTAACTCCAAACAGGGCAGAGGTTTACATCATTGAAAATGTTTACCATATCCCAAGAAGTCGGATAAGTCAGACTGCATGGGCTTTCTTAAAGCAGTCTTTATGCAGACACTTTCTGTACTCTTTACCTTCTGAGATGGGGTCCCAGTAGGGTGACAGGAAGTGGATTTGCCCCTGTTTTATTAGCTGGAACAGCTCTTCCTGGTCTCGATCCCGACTCCGGAATGGAGGGAATCCACACAACAGGATGTAAAGAATAACACCAAGAGCCCAAACATCCACTGCAACACCATAACCTGTTGAGTCACAACAGAATTAAATTAGCAACATGATAGATTCATGTAGGGGAACTTGAGGTTTGTACCAACTTGGTGGCTCCCTGTGAACAGGTTGTTTCCACCgagcagtctggttcagtttggtacagcacagtatgaatttatttgtgtttccatgatcaaaagttggaaaaggtCCCAAATAACTGACATGAATGGTGGTTTTGTTACTTTCAGTGACTGCTCAGCCAGGCTGGAGAGGGGGCAGGAGAGCCCTGGGGTCCGTTTGAAAAATTAgagtaaatgtgataaaattttttaaattacaaccAATTCAAGCGATAAAGGTGGCATGTTGCCATAATGTGATTATTgtatttatcatcataattacaCAAGAAGCagtttatagagcttttcacatAATGAGGTGAAAGACAGACAGAACCAGAGTAGACTAATAAAAGTAACAGAGAcgagagaattaaagaaaaatggatacgtagggaattaaaaaaaaaaaaatttaatacagtcgtaaaaatgaaaatatttgactATTATTCATTATTACTATCAACGTTAAATTGTAGTCTTAAACGAATGACACACATCTGTAACAACTGCCTAGGGAAAATGCGGTCGGATTCCCTAATCACCGCTGTTCttctttcctatcctcttactcccacctttccttaaCCCTGAAACGTTTTTCATTGGGGTTAAGGGAAAGTGAAcaggaaaggacttaggaggtattttttgacttttcaaatgAACCCCTGGGCTTACTTCTCCATTTTGCAACATCTCACCTGTGTGAGAtagttttttctgctgttgcctcaatCAAGACAACATACAGATCAACCAGGgcactgaaaatgaacagagTGACAAACTCACAGCTGCACCTTGACTCACGAAGATCTGTAGCACAAAACAAGCCCACAGCAGTCACCGAAAATATTGGGCGACTTTGATATAAAGCTTAAAACTTTCAGGAAATTGTTCTTCTTCAGGGGgtccaatttttaaaactccCTTTAAAGTCTGTAAGAGACAATCATGACTGATAATGTTGttgtatgtttacattttttcacattgCTTTGTATGGTGGAGGGGGGTAAATGTATTCATATCTGCCAAAGAAAGGCCCAACAGAAAAAGTGTGGAAGCCACTGTCTTAGatattattttactgtacaCTTTAATTTACGGTCCTAATTTTCCTTTTAAGATAAGAGGAAAGAGAATGGAATGAGGTTACTCTTATGTTCATCATTTACTGAATTCTTGTTGTTTCTGCTGTGATAGCCCAGCTTCATGTTGTGTCTATAAACACATTTCTATAAACAGATtctatcagctgaggatctAGACTGACCATGGTGAACATCATTAAAATGGAGTTATTAAAATGACGGCTGAGACATCCTGCTTGCTCCCTACTGATTACCAACCTCTACAGTCTTCCCCCCCAGTGCGGGTGCAGGTTGCTGTGGAAACGCCAACTATTTTTGGGAGTAATACCAAACCACACCcaatcaaactggaccacctgGTGGAAACGCTGCTAAAGTAGcaccttttatttctttactaaTTTACTCAATTTtgaatttgtttaaatttgttattattttattattatttttcccttGAATTTTTGGTCCCTCTTTCACATCAACACCAtacacactgtgtgtgttttttttatttataatctgGTCTTAGTCCTTCCACAAGTGTAGGTGTATACATGTAAATAGTATTGTtgttactgttattattgttttgaattttgattATATTGTATTTAAGTATCATTTGCACATTGTATTTCTTACTTTTGTAGAATATTGCTcgtttctgtctttctgtctcacAATAAAATtttttcttatcttatcttacttTCTCTGATTTCATTAAGCAGTCAAATACTGTATATCACTCATCAGGAATGTCTTGGAAGATAAACAATGGCTGTTTCAAGTACATGCTGTCAGTCACTTCATGTGACAACAACAAGTTCTGGAATTAATAAAAGCATTATAGATTAAGCACTCTAGTCACTCACTGACTGTAGGTCATACAGAGGCAGCAgcattaatttcagtctgttttataagTTTAAATCTCATCATAAGGActttaaaagggaaaatgttTTGCACTGACCTGACTcacagagaatctctggggCTACATATGTGGGAGTCCCACATATGGTGAAGACCGGTTCAGTAACAACCATGGCGAGACCAAAGTCTCCCAGCTTCAACCTGCAGATGTCAGCACCGACACGCTCTATCTGAGGGGAACAAGACACAAAATCAGAAAAGGAACTACAGACTGTATATTACACATCTGgagtatttttttctaaaagcaCAATGAATGCTCGCTCAGTCATTCATAACAACGCTTCACTTTAATACAATGAATGATGAATGTGTGTCACTGTCATATGTGACATGATCAGCTGAAGTATAAGAGGGTCTGGAAAGACTATGACTTAGAGTGGGATAAATACACTAAACATTATGTCATAAATTAAGGAACAACTAGGAATAAATCACATCTAATAgtatactatatggacaaaagtattcagccacctgaccattacaccaacaggcagtgtaatgacattttattcaaagccatgtactttaaaataaagccaacagcctccactcttttcGGAAAGTAAAAGATTTTGGAGTATATCTGTCAGAATTTGTGCCCAATCAGCAGTGGTTCTTAATTGGTGGGtcaagacccaaaagtgggtcgcatgGCTGTTTCCAGTAGGTCATGAATGAGTGtcaggaaaaacatgcaaaaagttTAAGATATAAAAAAGCCACAAGTGGACATACAGAACATCTATACTTTTTTTTACGGTTTTCTTGTGATGGCGAgtaaattttagtctttttctaAAGATTTCAACTCATCTGTCTCCTTTTCCTGGATTACAAAGCTGGTTTACCCAAGATAACTAGGAAATTCCTCAAAAATTAGCcaaatttccatatttttttgtgaaaaaaatgaagtaaaataaacaaatgcatATTTGTCCTTCTGTAAGATCTCTTTTGTTCTATTTATACTCCAAACTgtcaatttttcatgaaatacatTTAAGTTGTTGAACATTTGATAGAATTTGATAATACTTTTATGAAGAATTTTTACTCTTATTATATTGaatgttttaactttattttttatcattcagTACGGGTTCCTCTGTATCAAAAATCGTAACAGATTGCAGGGCATTATAAGAATCTGTGGTAAAATTTCAGGGTTGGCCCTTAGCGATCTAACGCAGTTGTACACAGTTAGGACCCTGAAAAAGGCCCAGGCAATCCTGGCTGATCACAGCCATCCTTTATTTTCGaagtttaacccttagaggtctACGgctattttgcctttttaaaggggacatatacaaaatacacttttctaacaaaaatatgtgcccctggcctgtcctcAATTCtccaaagaatcagaaaaatccccccaactgaaacacctgaattcagttaacaggtgtggccaaatgcTTTTGTCCGCATAGTGTATCTTGTGAATCTGGAAGAAATAAGACCAAAAAAGTTCtttctttaaagtcacttttagCTATAGATTATTGTTTAAATTAGAAATGAATTGtaagtaattttttaaatgtaaagctACTGTATGGCTAATTTTTTTAGACAACTAACTTTGGCGCCCTCCAGTGGTGATATGAAAAAGATGTAATTTTACCAACCAAAGAAAACCAGAGCCCTTTTAAAGCTGAACTACTCCCAGATAAATTTCACGCACTGACACTCACCAGCAGGTTTTCTGGTTTGAGGTCTCTGTGGACGATACTTTTGCAGTGAATGAAGTTCAAGGCCTCGCTCACGTCCGACACCATCACTCCTGCCTCTGCTTCCGGAAACTTCCCCCTCTCACTAATGGCCTCGAACAGATCCCCCCCACTCACCAGCTCCATCACCAGGTAGGAGTGAGAGCTAGTGTGGTGGTGTGCGAACAGCCGCACTATGCGGGGGTGACAGAGGCTTCCTAGGAGACTCAGTTCATTTTGCATCATGTGCTCCCGACCAATCAGCTTGGAGCGTTCGATGATCTTCACAGCAAGGGGTTGCCCGTTGTCACGACGGTGGCATTCCCGCACCACTGCAAAGTTGCCGTCTCCAACAACGCGTCCGATTTCGTAGCAACGTTCGATATCAGTGAGAGTGACATCACTGCCGTCTGAAGGAAGGTTAAAGGTCTCCCCCACATTTGGAAGAGGACTTAGGAGTTGTAACTGAGGAATTACTTTCTCCTCTTTGCCGATgggctgaggaggaggaggagtagaaGAAGGGCTTATATGAACATACACTTTTCTCACTTCCTGTTCTGTATGACAACTTCCTTTCTGCTTCCtggacagaggaggaagagggaccTTTCCGTTGAGCCGCTCTGGCGCCTGATGTTTGGCTCTCCTTGCTAAGCAGTTTTCACACAGATTAGGAGCTAGTATGTCTGCTTCTCTCAGAATTACCTCATGTTTGAATGGACCAATGACAGAAGGCGCTCTCGTCCTGACCCCTCCTCTCACACATAGTTTCTGCAGGTGGTTTGGTCTGTGAGCAGGTTTCCTACTAGAGTTCTTTTTCTGACTCTTCTCAGGCTGCTGTGTCTCTACATGATGAGACAGTTTTGTATTTGCGTCtgtattagttttatttttgacgTGTATGTTCGTGTCGTGGCCCGActcctgttttgtttgtgtCTCACTGCTGTCAGTCCCCTCACTGTAGCCGCTGTCGGCCTTGGCTGCTTTATCAGGTGCTGGACGCAGTCTTTTCTCCCAGGCTCTCAGTGCGTCAGCGCAGAAGTCAGAATGCTCTGGAAACAACTCCTCAAGAGCCTCTTGGACACTTATCAGATCAGGACGAGCTTTACCCAGAGCCAGGAAGGCCACGTCACCTCTAAAGAAATCACAGACTCCCCTAACCTGTAAAATAAGAGAAGGAATTCAGTACATATCAGTTTTGTTCATATAGCCCATTTCATGCAATGGTAAACTCAATGTCCTTCACAGAAgataaaaacatacaataaaAGCAACTAAAGAAAGTGCTTAATATCTTTTCTTGGAAGTCCAGCAATAATCAAATCTGTATGATATGAATGAATAATCAGACTGAGTCATGAACAACCtgagtttggaaatgttttcaaggaacagaagtctgttttaaacctttaaaagcagggactgtaatggaATTGGattcaaatccatgtacttcaacatggagttggcccccttttgcacCTATGACAGCCtctactcttcttggaaggccttacacaagattttggagtgtttctgtgggaatttgtgcccattcattctgtagagccaTTATGAGGTcatggaccagaaggcctggctcacagtctctgtcccagttcatcccaaaggtgctcagtggggtcagtcaagttcttccacactgaactcatcaaaccatttctttatagtccttgctttgaatactggggcacagtcatgttggaatagaaaatggCATTCCCCAAATTGTTGACACACAggtggaagcatagcattgtccaaaatgtcttggtagtCATATCTTAAGATTAGCCTTCACTTGAGATAAGGGATCTAGTCCAAACCCTAAAAACAGCCCCCTACCATTATTCCTCCTCTGCCAAATTTCACAGATGGAACAGTGCAGTCAGACTGGTAAagctcccagcatccaccaaccCTAGACatgcccatctgactgccaaacagagaagtgggattggtcactccacagaacacatttccactgctccacagtccagtgtcagagTGCTATTCACCACTCCATCTggcgcttggcattggacttggtgatatgaggcttgcatgcagctgctcagccatggaaacccattcatgaagatCCTGCTGCAcaaaactcttcagctatggaatcagtagagtgttggtgactttaaCCTACCACGCCCCGTAGCAGtggttgaccccactctgtgatttgtcgtggtcttctgcttcatggctgaattGCTggtgttcctaaacacttccacttcctaagaatatcacttacagttgactgtggaatatccagcaggtatgaaatttcacaaaccatctttttgcaaaggtggcatccatcacagtaccacgcttgaaatCACTGAACTCCTCAGAACAGCCCATTTAGGATCATAAATGTTTGAGATTGTatggctaggtgatgattttatacacctgtggcaacaagtCTGAATGAAAACCTGCTGTCAATaataaacaggtgtggccaaatacttttgtccatatagagtATGTTGTCCAAGGTGACATCAACATGTGAGTGCAGAAGTTGGGGATCGAACCTTcaaccaactctacctactAAGCTACAGTCGTCTTTTAAGCTGCATATTATTTATAGGATTTTGGCACCCCCAGTGGACAAATCTGCCCATCTCATTACTGATTTTGCCACATGCATATGCTCTGTACATTCTTTCCtgctctctttcacagtcagacaTTTCGCTCATGaattgttgttaaaaaaaaaaaagccaattttTCTGGCTTGATGTTAATGACTGTCTGAAACCCACCCCtggcaacagttttggtttttaaaataactATAATGAAACGATGATGTTCTGCTGATCGTCTTGTGAGCTTTTACAGCTCATAAAGAGTagttaatgttattttataaCAAGCTTAAAACTCCTCTAAGTTAAACCAACCATTCAAATTCCAAAGACTTATAACCAAACGATAAAATGCAGCAAATTCATACATTTAAGAAACTGAAACCAACATATATTGCTTGGAATATAACCAGAACTCActgttattaaaaataaaatatttgccTTCAGTTGAAACTGATTATGACACTGTTGCTTGTCAAGTGTTAAAGCTAGAAGAAACGACCATTCTTGGTAGTTGTCCCAGCTTGttagtttgatttgtagagctTTGGAGAGTATTTGCAtgcaaaacaggaaaatgaCAGTCCTAAATCTTCAATGGGACAATAGGACTTAGCTCTGGGGGCCAAATAACTTCAGGAGCCTCTGAAGCCCCAGGTGTGCCATGTGGTGACTTGTTTGAGCAAATTTAACGGAACATTTGCATGGGAGCACCCCAAAGCACATCATTAACTGTCAGAAGAGGGCCCGAGGGTGTGTCCTGCTTCTTTACGTAATCTAGAGGTCCTGTCATGACGGGGGTCAACAGCTTTAATTACTGTAGTTTGTGCATACATGTTTCACGTTCCTAACACTTCGCCCCAAGGGACCATCCCAGCATGCaaagaagaaggagagagagtaACATGAAGGTGGTGAATTAGGAGCCTCTGAGTGGATCTTTTACCCCGGAGGCTAACTAGCATGTTTTAGTGTCTCTCGTTTGAAGCTCACCTCTCGTGCGTGGGTGGTGTAGAGGCGTGTGACTCTGGCTCGGTGCCAGCGAGGGAACCCCAACGCCTCAGAGATATCCAATAGCAGCTGCTCAAAGGATACCACACCTCTGCGGTTCAAGAGGACTGTTACCTTGAAAAAGGAGAAAGTTATTCTCACTCTTGTGCAATTCTTTCCCATAAATTTTAACCTCTCTTTTAAGTAAGAAGCCCTTTCTGATAAGAACCCTTTATTTAGGTTTttgggtggtaaaaatgttttcataaataGTCAATAAAGGCCAAACTATGAAAATCCCACTACCTATTGTCTTTTGTCATGCTGAGAAACCTCAGTTAATGAATGGCCAAACATTTCTTATAAGTAGGGTTGTCAAAGGATTAAAATcttgattaatctcagaatttctgttgttaattgcgattaatcacatactttttataggttctttgcagatgacatcaggTAGAAGCAGAGAACTCTCGatggggggcaagtagtgatttctgcatagaaaaACTCCATCAAAAGGCCATATTTAGAGGTGTTTATGACAATGCCAAGCATTTATACTGCAAAACTGAAATTATTTCTCATTCTTAAGCTACATTTGtatcctgaaagtagtgaagaATTCAggcaaaaatttaaataaaaaaaaaaaacacctagaGACATGGCAGCaagcaggaatttaaaaagtctccTTCTGAAGCCTGGGTGAGAGATGTCACACAACTCTGAATGGTCCGTTTTCAcaaagcagtccagtttgg comes from Cheilinus undulatus linkage group 16, ASM1832078v1, whole genome shotgun sequence and encodes:
- the dclk3 gene encoding serine/threonine-protein kinase DCLK3, which produces MTPSQRARCAYEARDGKWRNTDPPVPSLKHAGGQPQPWPLHPHPKVQVLKSHFPPPPPPRSHLPFFHTRHAEESAERPRLVTIVRPCGQSTLRKVTVLLNRRGVVSFEQLLLDISEALGFPRWHRARVTRLYTTHAREVRGVCDFFRGDVAFLALGKARPDLISVQEALEELFPEHSDFCADALRAWEKRLRPAPDKAAKADSGYSEGTDSSETQTKQESGHDTNIHVKNKTNTDANTKLSHHVETQQPEKSQKKNSSRKPAHRPNHLQKLCVRGGVRTRAPSVIGPFKHEVILREADILAPNLCENCLARRAKHQAPERLNGKVPLPPLSRKQKGSCHTEQEVRKVYVHISPSSTPPPPQPIGKEEKVIPQLQLLSPLPNVGETFNLPSDGSDVTLTDIERCYEIGRVVGDGNFAVVRECHRRDNGQPLAVKIIERSKLIGREHMMQNELSLLGSLCHPRIVRLFAHHHTSSHSYLVMELVSGGDLFEAISERGKFPEAEAGVMVSDVSEALNFIHCKSIVHRDLKPENLLIERVGADICRLKLGDFGLAMVVTEPVFTICGTPTYVAPEILCESGYGVAVDVWALGVILYILLCGFPPFRSRDRDQEELFQLIKQGQIHFLSPYWDPISEEARGLVRALLQSDPTVRLTAQQTLLHPWVKAMVSTCRQGELSDKTQRCKAAAGAGPDRDQGHVQTNPAEADTEETPRRSISDGKIPHEEISERQADINAGKGEEMQQKTSAVNKISSQFKVHTMSVVTPDQQRPESPAETPDGGHSRLEKQDESPCETGLGDELSKLSDPKDQTEPSAEIKGPSSPTSQEQENNRDL